One Edaphobacter flagellatus genomic region harbors:
- a CDS encoding SGNH/GDSL hydrolase family protein translates to MKRIAQIACIGWMVLAASLGASAAERRMVTEKIEWTYTDRPEVPNAALPNVLLIGDSITRAYYKATAEELAGKANCYFFATSVSVGDERLAGQLAEYFKMIGVRFDVVHFNNGMHGWGYTEEEYRRYFPELVTAVRHGAPEAQLVWATTTPVRKDKVDGATNARIDTRNTIAGEQVAKQRIAIDDQHQLMLAHQDLHSDDVHFTAEGNAIQGKQVAASVIKLLPAKK, encoded by the coding sequence TTGAAGCGGATTGCACAGATTGCATGCATCGGATGGATGGTACTGGCGGCCTCACTGGGAGCCAGCGCGGCGGAACGCCGGATGGTGACGGAGAAGATCGAGTGGACTTATACCGACCGCCCTGAGGTTCCGAACGCCGCTCTGCCCAATGTTCTGCTGATCGGCGACTCCATCACCCGTGCCTACTACAAGGCTACTGCGGAGGAGCTGGCAGGTAAGGCGAACTGTTACTTCTTCGCGACCTCGGTTTCCGTTGGCGACGAGAGGCTGGCTGGGCAGCTTGCCGAGTATTTCAAGATGATCGGCGTGCGGTTCGATGTCGTTCACTTCAACAATGGGATGCATGGCTGGGGCTATACCGAAGAAGAGTACCGCAGGTACTTCCCGGAGTTGGTGACAGCGGTCCGTCATGGCGCACCGGAGGCCCAGCTGGTGTGGGCAACCACGACTCCGGTACGTAAGGACAAAGTCGATGGAGCGACGAATGCACGGATCGATACACGCAATACGATTGCAGGCGAGCAGGTAGCGAAGCAGAGAATTGCTATCGACGACCAGCACCAGCTGATGTTGGCCCATCAGGACCTGCATTCGGACGATGTGCACTTCACGGCGGAGGGAAATGCGATCCAGGGAAAGCAGGTAGCCGCATCCGTGATCAAGTTGCTGCCGGCGAAGAAGTAG
- a CDS encoding precorrin-2 dehydrogenase/sirohydrochlorin ferrochelatase family protein: MSLFPIFLKLTGRSCVVIGAGNLAESKIASLRAADARITVIAPEASETIAEQAATGELILHSRPYKTGDLAGAFLVVAATNDPAVNRAVFAEATASGVLCNAVDDPPFCDFYFPSIVRRGDLQIAISTAGSSPALAQQLRKQLNEQLPLDLGDWLADLGNLRREVVAAEPLNESRRLLLHELAQRQVCSYNECPSRLLAREHALTNPLSKEKA, from the coding sequence ATGTCCCTCTTCCCGATCTTCCTCAAACTGACCGGCCGCTCCTGCGTCGTCATCGGCGCAGGCAATCTCGCCGAATCGAAGATCGCCTCTCTGCGCGCCGCCGATGCACGCATCACGGTCATCGCTCCCGAAGCCAGCGAAACCATCGCCGAGCAGGCAGCCACCGGCGAGTTGATCCTGCACTCGCGCCCCTACAAAACAGGGGACCTTGCCGGAGCCTTCCTCGTCGTAGCAGCCACCAACGATCCTGCCGTCAACCGCGCCGTCTTCGCTGAAGCCACCGCCTCGGGCGTGCTCTGCAACGCCGTCGACGACCCACCCTTCTGCGACTTCTACTTCCCTTCCATCGTGCGGCGCGGCGACCTACAGATCGCGATCTCGACGGCAGGCAGTTCACCAGCGCTCGCGCAGCAACTGCGCAAACAGCTCAACGAGCAACTGCCTCTGGACCTCGGCGACTGGCTCGCCGACCTCGGCAACCTCCGCCGCGAAGTCGTCGCCGCAGAGCCGCTCAACGAATCGCGTCGTCTGCTACTGCATGAGCTGGCACAGCGTCAGGTCTGCAGCTACAACGAGTGCCCTTCCCGCCTCCTCGCGCGCGAGCACGCGCTCACCAATCCATTGTCCAAGGAGAAGGCGTGA
- the cobG gene encoding precorrin-3B synthase, with the protein MSTTPTAAVKETKAQKSERLKAAKNPWNAWDEVREFAQNGRDTVLPEWTGLYFKWWGVYTQGDGKGVTGGANGEGKATEYFMMRIGLPNGLLTSEQTRVIGQLAQKYANNLADITTRQNIQFHWLTIGGLVDVVDALTAVGLSPKGACGDVVRNVTGCPLAGLDHEEIIDASPLAVEIAHHLTANPEFYNLPRKFKISVTGCPVWCTFPEINDVALTAIKRTVDGGEEIGYTLRVGGGLSTEPHIAERIPAFIPQDKALEVVTAVVRIFKEQTELRENRTRARIKYLFMRFGWTAESFLAALEEKLGYKLDPSPVSADEVPADIYRDHIGIRPQRQPGLSSVGASVINGRLSGDQLIKLANLADKYGNGQLRATIGQNILIVNVPDRETAGLVVELNTLGLNVDVSPFWRGAIACTGTEFCKLAIAETKGFNKWLVAELEERLPGFDQQIRLHVTGCTNSCGQHWIADIGLEGKKIKKDGQMVDAFFFCVGGSVGKYARPARQLGYRAAATDVPAAIERLLNGYLQARTEGEDLRSYFDRTDDATLRAQLAGEVIEPVERDAPPVGAGRLAADA; encoded by the coding sequence ATGTCCACCACGCCAACAGCCGCGGTAAAAGAGACCAAAGCGCAGAAGAGCGAACGCCTCAAGGCAGCCAAGAATCCCTGGAATGCCTGGGATGAGGTCCGCGAGTTCGCCCAAAATGGCCGGGACACCGTTCTGCCCGAATGGACCGGGCTCTACTTCAAATGGTGGGGCGTCTACACACAGGGTGACGGCAAAGGCGTTACGGGCGGCGCCAATGGCGAAGGCAAGGCGACCGAATACTTCATGATGCGCATCGGCCTGCCCAACGGCCTGCTCACCTCCGAACAGACCCGCGTCATCGGCCAGCTCGCCCAAAAGTACGCCAACAACCTGGCCGACATCACCACGCGACAGAACATTCAGTTCCACTGGCTCACCATCGGCGGCCTCGTCGACGTCGTTGACGCCCTTACCGCAGTCGGCCTCTCCCCCAAGGGAGCCTGCGGCGACGTCGTACGCAACGTCACCGGCTGCCCGCTCGCTGGCCTTGACCATGAGGAGATCATCGACGCCTCTCCGCTCGCCGTCGAGATCGCGCATCACCTCACCGCGAATCCCGAGTTCTACAATCTGCCGCGCAAGTTCAAGATCTCCGTCACCGGCTGCCCCGTCTGGTGCACCTTTCCTGAGATCAACGATGTCGCGCTGACTGCCATCAAGCGCACCGTAGACGGCGGCGAAGAGATCGGCTACACCCTCCGCGTAGGCGGTGGCCTCTCCACCGAGCCTCACATCGCCGAGCGCATCCCCGCTTTTATCCCGCAAGATAAAGCATTAGAAGTCGTCACCGCGGTTGTGCGCATCTTCAAGGAACAGACCGAGCTGCGCGAAAACCGTACCCGTGCGCGCATCAAGTACCTCTTCATGCGCTTCGGCTGGACAGCCGAGAGCTTCCTCGCCGCGCTCGAAGAAAAGCTCGGCTACAAGCTCGATCCCAGCCCTGTCTCCGCCGACGAAGTCCCTGCCGATATCTACCGCGATCACATCGGCATCCGCCCTCAGCGCCAGCCCGGCCTCTCCTCAGTGGGTGCTTCCGTCATCAACGGACGTCTCTCCGGCGACCAGCTGATCAAGCTCGCCAACCTAGCCGACAAGTACGGCAACGGGCAGCTGCGCGCCACCATCGGCCAGAACATCCTCATCGTCAACGTGCCGGATCGCGAAACCGCAGGGCTCGTCGTCGAGCTCAACACCCTCGGTCTTAACGTGGATGTCTCGCCCTTCTGGCGCGGCGCCATTGCCTGCACCGGCACCGAGTTCTGCAAGCTCGCCATCGCCGAGACCAAGGGCTTCAATAAGTGGCTCGTCGCTGAGCTCGAAGAGCGCCTGCCCGGCTTCGATCAGCAGATCCGTCTGCATGTCACCGGCTGCACCAACTCCTGCGGCCAGCACTGGATCGCAGACATCGGCCTCGAAGGCAAGAAGATCAAGAAAGACGGACAGATGGTCGATGCCTTCTTCTTCTGCGTCGGTGGCTCCGTGGGCAAGTATGCTCGCCCGGCACGCCAGCTCGGCTACCGTGCCGCTGCAACGGATGTTCCCGCGGCTATCGAGCGTCTGCTGAACGGCTACCTCCAGGCCCGCACCGAAGGCGAAGACCTGCGCAGCTACTTCGACCGCACCGACGACGCCACCCTGCGCGCGCAGCTCGCCGGAGAAGTGATCGAACCGGTCGAGCGCGATGCCCCGCCGGTAGGTGCCGGCAGACTTGCAGCAGACGCCTAA
- a CDS encoding glycoside hydrolase family 47 protein: MNLHRSFCYLALGFVASCVLSSTPVHAASTAPMTDAQKAALARQVREELLHAWNGYKQYAWGHDALKPLSKQPHDWYEHSLLMTPVDALDTMLVMGLTEQADEARKLIDEKLDFDQDMYVKDFEITIRMLGGLLSSYQMTGDKRLLALADDLGRRMLPIFDSPTGMPYEYVNLHTGAVKGVESNPAEIGSLLLEYGMLARITGKPIYYEKAKRAMIELDKRRSKLGLVGVGINVETGKWTNGTAGIMGGIDSYYEYLLKCAILFGDKDCERIWKENIAAINKYLADQRPDGLWYGQANMETGQRTTTYYGALDAFFPAVLALDGDRDRAVRLEDSSYRMWNFAGIEPDRFDYVKMQVVNGEYPLRPEIVESAYYLYHYTHDPKYLAMGQTFLESLVKYCRTDTGFAALSDVRTKKKDDSMESFFFAETLKYLYLLFAPPSTLDFDAIVFNTEAHPMKRSLATPAAVR, from the coding sequence ATGAATCTGCACCGCTCTTTCTGTTATCTCGCCCTTGGCTTCGTCGCATCGTGTGTTCTGTCGTCAACACCTGTCCACGCAGCCAGCACTGCGCCGATGACGGATGCGCAGAAGGCTGCTCTGGCGCGGCAGGTTCGCGAGGAGCTTCTTCATGCGTGGAACGGTTACAAGCAGTATGCGTGGGGACACGATGCGCTGAAGCCGCTAAGCAAGCAGCCGCATGACTGGTATGAGCATTCGCTGCTGATGACGCCAGTCGATGCGCTGGACACGATGCTGGTGATGGGGCTGACGGAGCAGGCGGATGAGGCTCGCAAGCTGATCGACGAGAAGCTGGACTTCGACCAGGACATGTATGTGAAGGATTTCGAGATTACGATCCGCATGCTGGGCGGATTGCTCTCGAGCTATCAGATGACGGGCGACAAACGTCTGTTGGCGTTGGCGGACGATCTTGGCCGCCGCATGTTGCCGATCTTCGATTCGCCCACGGGCATGCCGTATGAGTATGTGAATCTGCATACGGGCGCGGTGAAAGGAGTAGAGAGCAATCCTGCGGAGATTGGCAGTCTGTTGCTGGAGTATGGGATGCTGGCGCGGATCACCGGTAAGCCGATTTATTACGAGAAGGCCAAGCGCGCGATGATCGAGCTGGACAAGCGCCGATCGAAGCTTGGGCTGGTTGGCGTAGGCATCAACGTCGAGACGGGCAAGTGGACGAACGGTACGGCGGGCATCATGGGCGGTATTGATTCGTACTACGAGTATTTGTTGAAGTGCGCGATTCTGTTTGGCGACAAGGACTGCGAGCGCATCTGGAAGGAAAATATTGCGGCGATCAACAAGTACCTTGCTGACCAGCGTCCTGACGGCTTGTGGTATGGGCAGGCCAACATGGAGACGGGGCAGCGTACGACGACATACTATGGTGCGCTCGATGCCTTCTTTCCGGCGGTGCTGGCGCTGGATGGAGACCGCGACAGAGCGGTTCGTCTGGAGGACTCAAGCTACAGGATGTGGAACTTTGCGGGGATCGAGCCGGATCGCTTCGACTATGTGAAGATGCAGGTGGTCAACGGCGAATATCCGCTGCGTCCGGAGATTGTCGAGTCGGCCTACTATCTGTACCACTACACGCATGACCCGAAATATCTGGCGATGGGGCAGACATTCCTTGAGTCCCTGGTGAAGTATTGCCGGACAGATACTGGATTTGCCGCGCTGAGCGATGTGCGTACGAAGAAGAAGGATGACAGCATGGAGAGCTTCTTCTTTGCGGAGACACTGAAGTATCTCTACCTGCTGTTCGCTCCACCATCGACGCTGGACTTCGATGCGATTGTGTTTAACACAGAAGCCCATCCGATGAAGCGCAGTCTGGCAACGCCAGCGGCGGTCCGCTAA
- a CDS encoding response regulator transcription factor — MSVVHFDSSRDSEEHQEDGASPGIRVILADSQAIYRVGMRKVFALEDDIRVVAQVETLSNLHMALQRYPTDVVVLEGQLIAGTIDAVPELVRQAPGAKLIVQVMETDEANTVELYRRGVRGVVPRSISPDLLVKCVRKIAEGETWIDNQSINWVIEAYRSQATTLTDPKVQPKLSKKELAIISCITRGMRNKEIAYQIGTTEQVIKNYLRKVYDKLGVSDRLELALYCLHHELLKKYTTEAESALLQQTEPTQPLRAKM, encoded by the coding sequence GTTGTTCATTTTGATTCATCACGAGACTCTGAGGAGCATCAAGAAGACGGCGCCTCCCCTGGTATCCGCGTTATTCTTGCCGACTCCCAAGCGATTTACCGCGTTGGCATGCGAAAGGTCTTTGCCCTGGAGGACGACATCCGTGTGGTCGCTCAGGTGGAGACGCTCAGTAACCTCCATATGGCTCTTCAGCGGTATCCCACCGATGTTGTTGTGCTCGAAGGACAGCTGATTGCCGGGACGATCGATGCGGTTCCAGAACTGGTGCGCCAGGCTCCGGGAGCAAAACTGATTGTGCAGGTAATGGAGACCGACGAAGCCAATACAGTCGAGCTGTATCGACGTGGTGTGCGCGGCGTCGTGCCGCGGTCGATTTCGCCGGACCTGCTGGTGAAGTGCGTGCGCAAGATCGCCGAAGGGGAGACGTGGATCGACAACCAGTCGATCAACTGGGTGATCGAGGCGTATCGCTCGCAGGCCACCACGCTGACCGATCCCAAGGTGCAGCCGAAGCTTTCGAAGAAAGAGCTTGCGATCATCAGCTGCATTACGCGCGGCATGCGGAACAAGGAGATCGCCTACCAGATCGGAACGACCGAGCAGGTGATCAAGAATTATCTGCGCAAGGTGTATGACAAGCTCGGTGTATCGGATCGCCTGGAGCTGGCGTTGTACTGCCTGCACCATGAACTGCTGAAGAAGTACACGACCGAGGCGGAGAGCGCTCTACTACAGCAGACAGAGCCGACGCAGCCGCTGCGCGCGAAGATGTAG
- a CDS encoding MFS transporter produces the protein MAFFGELKRLNPAQRSTFAACFLGWTLDAFDFFLLTVCLKAIAADFHVGIPVIAEAIFWTLVMRPLGALIFGVLAERYGRRPTLIINILCFSLFELASAFAPTLRSFLICRALFGVAMGGEWGVGAALALESLPASGRGFFSGILQEGYVVGNLLAGALYWLLFPHLHGTGMLAGWRVMFMIGALPSLLAFYMQFKVKESPVWVEAEQRRKAEGAGKPRIDFKHFVTYLPTFLFLVLLMTCFNSFSHGTQDLYPTLLEKNHGLTPSTVGLLIVISNLGALTGGILCGALSEKFGRKRMIIIAALMAIPMIPLWAWSHTVPMLALGGFLMQFAVQGAFGIIPAHINELSPGPVRAVFPGFAYQLGNLCSSRNGVFQAALAQRYWGGVLTTVMSWTVVVGAIAIAIVTGLGREARGENWSQMEATKVAHEESLS, from the coding sequence ATGGCTTTTTTCGGTGAACTCAAGCGCCTGAACCCTGCCCAAAGAAGTACCTTTGCAGCCTGCTTTCTGGGCTGGACGCTCGATGCCTTTGATTTCTTCCTGCTTACGGTCTGTTTGAAAGCGATTGCCGCGGACTTTCATGTGGGTATCCCGGTGATTGCCGAAGCGATCTTCTGGACGTTGGTGATGCGTCCGCTGGGAGCGCTGATCTTCGGTGTGCTTGCGGAGCGATACGGTCGGCGTCCGACACTGATCATCAACATTCTGTGTTTCTCGCTGTTTGAGCTGGCCTCGGCGTTTGCTCCGACGCTGCGTAGCTTTCTTATATGCCGCGCGCTGTTTGGAGTTGCGATGGGAGGCGAGTGGGGCGTGGGGGCGGCACTGGCGTTGGAGTCGCTGCCAGCGAGTGGGCGCGGGTTCTTCTCGGGGATTCTGCAGGAGGGGTATGTTGTCGGCAACCTGTTGGCGGGTGCGCTTTACTGGCTGTTGTTTCCTCACCTGCACGGAACGGGGATGCTGGCCGGGTGGCGTGTGATGTTTATGATCGGCGCGCTGCCTTCGTTGCTGGCCTTCTATATGCAGTTCAAGGTGAAGGAGTCGCCGGTCTGGGTGGAGGCGGAGCAGAGAAGAAAGGCTGAGGGTGCAGGGAAGCCGCGCATCGACTTCAAGCACTTTGTGACATATCTGCCGACGTTTCTGTTTCTGGTGCTGCTGATGACGTGCTTCAACTCGTTCAGCCACGGTACGCAGGATCTTTATCCGACGCTGCTGGAGAAAAATCATGGTCTGACGCCGAGCACGGTCGGTCTGTTGATTGTGATCAGCAATCTCGGCGCTCTGACTGGAGGCATTTTATGCGGCGCGTTGTCGGAGAAGTTTGGACGCAAGCGAATGATCATCATCGCCGCATTGATGGCGATTCCAATGATTCCGCTGTGGGCCTGGTCGCATACCGTTCCGATGCTTGCGTTGGGTGGTTTCCTGATGCAGTTCGCTGTACAGGGAGCGTTCGGAATTATTCCGGCGCACATCAATGAGCTTTCGCCGGGGCCGGTGCGGGCTGTGTTTCCGGGCTTTGCGTATCAGCTGGGGAATCTTTGTTCTTCGCGCAACGGAGTCTTTCAGGCGGCGCTGGCGCAGAGGTATTGGGGCGGCGTGCTGACGACTGTGATGTCGTGGACGGTTGTGGTCGGAGCAATCGCGATCGCCATCGTAACGGGGTTGGGCCGCGAGGCGCGGGGCGAGAACTGGTCGCAGATGGAGGCGACGAAGGTTGCGCATGAGGAGAGCCTGTCCTGA
- a CDS encoding TlpA family protein disulfide reductase, with translation MKIATPHAILLAVALVTASPNLPAQTAAKFAAKPAAGRTAPDFTRNTLDGKPVRLSTYRGKLVLLNFWATWCGPCLTEIPRFNTWQTKYASQGLQVLGVSMDDDAAPVQKAARKLQFTYPVIMGDEKIGEQYGGVLGLPISYLISPDGKIIERVQGETDLSALEKRITGLLPKKP, from the coding sequence ATGAAGATCGCTACACCTCACGCCATCCTTCTCGCTGTCGCTCTCGTCACCGCATCGCCGAACCTGCCGGCACAGACCGCAGCAAAATTCGCAGCTAAACCAGCAGCGGGCCGCACAGCGCCCGACTTCACGCGCAACACGCTCGACGGCAAACCTGTCCGCCTCTCCACCTATCGCGGCAAGCTGGTGCTGCTCAACTTCTGGGCCACATGGTGCGGCCCCTGCCTTACCGAAATTCCACGCTTCAACACATGGCAGACGAAATACGCCTCGCAGGGATTGCAAGTCCTCGGCGTTTCCATGGACGACGACGCAGCGCCCGTCCAGAAAGCGGCACGCAAGCTTCAGTTCACCTATCCGGTCATCATGGGCGACGAGAAGATCGGCGAGCAGTACGGCGGCGTCCTCGGCCTGCCTATCAGCTACCTCATCTCCCCCGACGGCAAAATCATCGAACGCGTCCAGGGCGAGACAGACCTCAGCGCTCTCGAGAAACGCATTACCGGCCTGCTCCCGAAGAAGCCTTAG
- the cobA gene encoding uroporphyrinogen-III C-methyltransferase, whose amino-acid sequence MISIPDAEPGQVYLVGAGPGDPALLTLRAAHLLKTADVILPDDLVSEEILELASPTTLIIPVGKRCGQPRITQAGIHDLMLEHTRNDSSVVRLKSGDPLVFGRAAEEIAFLREHHIPFEIVPGITAAFAVAASLEAPLTDRTRASKLILATAHHAAGKLSLTPSWSGSFPDEATLVIYMPGRDFETLAADLIASGIAPTTPCTAVSSASTPQQHTYTTTLAGLRSANVGPAPVILLIGPEVHPAKAQA is encoded by the coding sequence GTGATCTCGATCCCCGATGCCGAGCCCGGCCAGGTCTATCTCGTGGGAGCAGGCCCCGGTGACCCCGCGCTCCTCACCCTGCGCGCCGCGCATCTGCTCAAGACCGCAGACGTCATCCTCCCCGACGACCTCGTATCCGAAGAGATCCTCGAGCTCGCCAGCCCGACAACACTCATCATCCCCGTCGGCAAGCGCTGCGGACAGCCGCGCATTACGCAGGCAGGCATCCACGACCTCATGCTGGAACACACGCGCAACGACTCCTCCGTCGTGCGCCTCAAATCCGGCGACCCGCTCGTCTTCGGCCGCGCTGCTGAGGAGATTGCCTTCCTCCGCGAGCACCATATCCCCTTCGAGATCGTACCCGGCATCACAGCAGCCTTTGCCGTCGCCGCCTCACTGGAGGCACCGCTCACCGATCGCACCCGCGCCTCGAAACTTATCCTCGCCACCGCGCACCATGCCGCAGGTAAACTCTCGCTCACACCAAGTTGGTCCGGCTCATTCCCCGACGAAGCGACACTCGTGATCTACATGCCCGGCCGCGACTTCGAAACTCTGGCAGCCGACCTGATCGCCTCAGGCATAGCTCCCACTACACCGTGTACCGCCGTCTCCAGCGCCTCAACACCGCAGCAGCACACCTATACCACCACGCTCGCCGGGCTGCGAAGCGCCAATGTCGGCCCCGCTCCCGTCATCCTCCTCATCGGCCCAGAAGTGCATCCAGCAAAGGCTCAAGCTTAA
- a CDS encoding YceI family protein, whose amino-acid sequence MRNRFILALALAAASLAGSQVYAQTSNWNIDPAHSSINFTVRHMGVSNVHGSLGSVKGTVVYDEKDITKSSVTATAETSTVATGVDMRDQDLKSPKFFDVTKYPQLSFKSTSLSNAGGKLTLTGDLTLNGVTKSVTLDVDGPAPPQTDAKGLTRSGFSASGTLKRSDFNFGPKVPTAVVGDDIKFSIDVEIDKK is encoded by the coding sequence ATGCGCAACCGATTTATCCTGGCACTCGCTCTTGCGGCTGCTTCTTTGGCTGGCTCCCAGGTATATGCCCAGACCTCGAACTGGAACATCGACCCGGCTCACTCGAGCATCAACTTTACGGTCCGCCACATGGGTGTCTCCAATGTGCACGGCTCCCTCGGCAGCGTGAAGGGCACGGTTGTTTACGACGAAAAGGACATCACCAAGTCCAGCGTTACAGCGACAGCCGAAACCAGCACCGTTGCAACTGGCGTCGATATGCGGGATCAGGACCTCAAGTCGCCCAAGTTTTTCGACGTAACCAAATACCCGCAACTCTCCTTCAAGTCGACCTCTCTCTCGAATGCAGGCGGCAAGCTCACACTGACCGGTGATCTGACCCTCAACGGCGTGACCAAGAGCGTTACCCTCGACGTCGACGGTCCCGCACCTCCACAGACCGACGCAAAGGGCCTGACCCGCAGCGGCTTCTCCGCCTCCGGCACCCTCAAGCGTTCCGACTTCAACTTCGGCCCTAAGGTTCCCACCGCCGTCGTCGGCGACGACATCAAGTTCTCCATCGACGTCGAGATCGACAAGAAGTAA
- a CDS encoding rhodanese-like domain-containing protein yields the protein MKLLRHSLLLATILFMTHISFAQAQHEHVPASSIPTADLIQPADFAAALQSSAPKPLILQTGSHVLFAQAHIPGSEYAGPAGQSAGIDAIKARVASLPKSTAIVLYCGCCPWGRCPNIAPAYNLLHEQGFTNVKVLYLAENFGTDWVNKGYPTEKGR from the coding sequence ATGAAGCTCCTTCGGCACTCCCTCCTCCTCGCCACCATCCTCTTCATGACGCACATCAGCTTCGCTCAGGCGCAGCATGAGCACGTCCCCGCATCCTCGATCCCAACGGCGGACCTCATCCAGCCAGCCGACTTCGCCGCGGCGCTTCAATCCAGCGCACCAAAGCCGCTCATCCTCCAGACCGGCTCCCATGTTCTCTTCGCGCAGGCCCACATCCCCGGCTCCGAATACGCCGGCCCCGCAGGGCAGTCCGCCGGCATCGACGCTATCAAAGCACGCGTCGCATCACTGCCAAAGAGCACCGCCATCGTCCTCTACTGCGGCTGCTGCCCGTGGGGACGCTGCCCTAACATCGCTCCCGCCTACAACCTGCTTCATGAGCAGGGCTTCACAAACGTGAAGGTTCTCTACCTCGCCGAAAACTTCGGCACAGACTGGGTCAACAAGGGCTACCCGACCGAAAAGGGCCGCTAA
- a CDS encoding serine hydrolase domain-containing protein: protein MLLKRTPLAIPVLYLLAVVASMPSYAAEQTTTSCTVPGRNWSMADLTQAGWSKEKLALAHQYADSIHSDSVVIMQNGRVIEQWGNVDKKITTFSVRKSLVSSLYGVYSAKGVIDIHKTLEQIGFDDSPDPLTPAERQARIVDLLRARSGIYHAASFELDFQKKGRPARGSHPPGTFWFYNNWDYNALGSIFEQQTHKKLGDAFAKNIARPLHMQDFQPGDVYYIGGPESSHPGFMFEMTARDMARFGQLYLC from the coding sequence ATGCTGCTGAAACGTACACCCCTTGCCATTCCAGTTCTGTACCTTCTCGCAGTTGTTGCCTCCATGCCGTCCTACGCGGCAGAGCAGACGACGACATCCTGCACCGTTCCCGGCCGTAACTGGAGCATGGCTGATCTCACTCAGGCAGGTTGGTCAAAAGAGAAACTGGCTCTTGCCCATCAGTACGCAGACTCCATCCATTCCGATTCTGTCGTGATTATGCAGAATGGGAGGGTAATCGAGCAGTGGGGCAACGTCGACAAGAAGATCACGACCTTCTCGGTCCGCAAGAGCCTCGTCAGTTCCCTTTATGGCGTCTACTCCGCAAAAGGCGTCATCGACATCCATAAGACACTGGAGCAGATCGGCTTCGATGACTCTCCCGATCCGCTCACACCGGCAGAACGCCAGGCGCGCATTGTCGATCTGCTGCGCGCGCGCTCCGGTATCTATCACGCTGCCAGCTTCGAGCTCGACTTTCAGAAGAAGGGCCGTCCCGCTCGCGGAAGTCACCCACCCGGCACCTTCTGGTTCTACAACAACTGGGACTACAACGCGCTCGGCAGCATCTTCGAGCAGCAGACCCACAAAAAACTCGGCGACGCCTTTGCCAAAAACATCGCCAGGCCGCTTCACATGCAGGACTTTCAGCCCGGCGATGTCTATTACATCGGTGGCCCTGAATCCAGCCACCCTGGCTTCATGTTCGAGATGACCGCCCGTGACATGGCCCGCTTCGGCCAGCTTTACCTGTGCTAG
- a CDS encoding phenylalanine 4-monooxygenase yields MGMTGQVLTVAAPYLIEQDWKAYTPEQHATWAELVSRRMPQLRQHACREYLDGFEQIGLREDQLPDLKAVSARLKPRTGWQSTPVSGFLPPDAFFEMLAARMFPTTTWLRSRESLEYTPEPDIFHDVFGHVPMHAHPVFGNFLQHYGQVCAGLMHDPVALERMGRVFWFTVEFGVIRQDGELKVYGSGLISSHGECTRVLAGGCDVKDFNLDAVMNQEFDTGTMQPVLYAVESFDQIYEATKEAEKRLG; encoded by the coding sequence ATGGGAATGACGGGGCAGGTTCTTACGGTGGCGGCACCGTACCTGATTGAGCAGGACTGGAAGGCCTACACACCGGAGCAGCATGCGACGTGGGCCGAGCTGGTGAGCCGCCGGATGCCGCAGCTCCGCCAGCATGCGTGCCGCGAGTATCTGGATGGCTTCGAGCAGATTGGCCTGCGGGAAGACCAGCTCCCCGATCTGAAGGCGGTGAGTGCGCGGCTGAAGCCGCGCACGGGTTGGCAGTCGACGCCGGTGAGTGGATTTCTTCCGCCGGATGCGTTCTTCGAGATGCTGGCGGCGAGGATGTTTCCGACAACGACATGGCTGCGTAGCAGGGAGTCACTCGAATACACGCCGGAGCCGGATATCTTTCATGATGTTTTTGGCCATGTGCCGATGCATGCGCATCCGGTGTTTGGCAATTTTCTGCAGCACTATGGGCAGGTGTGCGCTGGGTTGATGCATGATCCTGTCGCGCTGGAGCGTATGGGGCGCGTGTTCTGGTTCACGGTTGAGTTTGGAGTGATTCGGCAGGATGGTGAACTGAAGGTGTATGGCAGCGGGTTGATCAGCTCGCACGGAGAGTGCACGCGTGTGCTGGCGGGTGGATGCGACGTCAAGGATTTCAATCTGGATGCGGTGATGAATCAGGAGTTCGATACGGGCACGATGCAGCCGGTGCTGTATGCGGTCGAGTCGTTCGATCAGATTTATGAGGCTACGAAAGAGGCGGAGAAGCGGCTGGGATAA